A portion of the Perognathus longimembris pacificus isolate PPM17 chromosome 20, ASM2315922v1, whole genome shotgun sequence genome contains these proteins:
- the LOC125368113 gene encoding sialic acid-binding Ig-like lectin 5 — protein MFKSLLIGFLFPVLMEVKRMPVEEALCTGIPCVSRFPKKSSGNSMRASFRLDENISFSTAAKKSKATTDGSTKVLFRATGNLEEQCCTLLIYGIPRRSSMTYGLSADLGVQNSALLPGENAELSVSDLTPKPELIIPEMLAAGEPRALVCTIQGTCREIQALLLSWEDATTSSNTPVSDDFSSRLHFTLKPQAQGPTLPCPFNFSLDNLTRSSTPPRLLSYSCSLEKALQCGCSFHGVPTPSVQWWIGGTRVGRRSMGDPLQVTSSTLGPWANSTIFLRGSPELVMRLRCEGKNRYGTHEARIILTADKTSLFKVFRRGLIQGIMYGAIASALLLFLLV, from the exons ATGTTTAAATCCCTCCTGATAGGTTTCCTGTTTCCTGTTTTGATGGAAGTCAAGAGGATGCCAGTAGAAGAGGCTCTGTGCACTGGAATTCCTTGTGTATCTAGATTTCCTAAAAAATCCTCAGGCAATTCCATGCGGGCCAGCTTTCGGCTTGATGAAAATATCAGCTTCTCTACAGCTGCAAAGAAATCCAAGGCTACCACAGATGGCAGCACCAAGGTCCTATTCCGTGCAACCGGGAATCTTGAGGAACAGTGCTGTACCCTGCTGATCTATGGCATACCCAGAAGGAGCAGCATGACATACGGACTCTCTGCAGACCTAGGAGTACAAAACAGTGCTCTCCTCCCCGGGGAGAATGCTGAACTCTCGGTGTCAG atCTGACCCCAAAACCAGAGCTCATTATCCCAGAGATGCTGGCAGCTGGAGAGCCCAGGGCATTGGTCTGCACCATCCAAGGAACCTGCCGAGAAATCCAGGCCTTGTTACTTTCCTGGGAGGATGCCACCACATCCTCAAATACCCCGGTCTCTGATGACTTCTCTTCAAGGCTGCACTTCACCCTCAAGCCCCAGGCGCAGGGCCCCACCCTTCCATGTCCCTTCAACTTCTCCCTGGATAACTTGACCAGGAGTAGCA CGCCCCCCAGGCTGCTCAGCTACTCTTGCTCCTTGGAGAAGGCCCTGCAGTGTGGCTGCTCCTTTCATGGGGTCCCCACACCCTCAGTGCAGTGGTGGATCGGAGGCACCCGTGTGGGCAGGAGGAGCATGGGTGACCCCCTGCAGGTGACCTCCAGCACACTTGGCCCCTGGGCCAACAGCACCATCTTCCTCAGGGGGAGCCCAGAGCTTGTCATGAGACTCCGCTGCGAGGGGAAGAACCGATATGGGACCCACGAGGCCAGAATCATCCTGACAGCAG ATAAGACTTCACTTTTCAAGGTGTTCAGGAGAGGGCTGATCCAGGGCATCATGTACGGAGCCATTGCATCTgccttgctcctcttcctcctggtc
- the Iglon5 gene encoding igLON family member 5, translated as MPPPAPGARLRLLAAAALAGLAVISRGLLSQSLEFNSPADNYTVCEGDNATLSCFIDEHVTRVAWLNRSNILYAGNDRWTSDPRVRLLINTPEEFSILITQVALGDEGLYTCSFQTRRQPYTTQLYLIVHVPARIVNISSPVTVNEGGDVNLLCLAVGRPEPTVTWRQLRDGFTSEGEILEISDIQRGQAGEYECVTHNGVNSAPDSRRVLVTVNYPPTITDVTSARTAPGRAALLRCEAMAVPPADFQWYKDDRLLSSGAAEGLKVQTERTRSMLLFANVSARHYGNYTCRAANRLGASSASMRLLRPGSLENSAPRPPGPLTLLSALGWLWWRM; from the exons atgCCCCCCCCTGCGCCCGGGGCCCGGCTCCGgctcctcgccgccgccgccctggCCGGCCTGGCCGTCATCAGCCGAG GGCTGCTGTCCCAGAGCCTGGAGTTCAACTCCCCGGCAGACAACTACACGGTGTGCGAAGGCGACAATGCCACCCTCAG CTGCTTCATCGATGAGCACGTGACTCGGGTGGCCTGGCTGAACCGCTCCAACATCCTGTATGCGGGCAATGACCGCTGGACCAGTGACCCACGGGTGCGGCTGCTCATCAACACGCCCGAGGAGTTCTCCATCCTCATCACCCAGGTGGCGCTGGGCGATGAGGGCCTCTACACCTGCTCCTTCCAGACCCGCCGCCAGCCCTACACCACACAGCTCTACCTCATCGTCCATG TGCCCGCCCGCATTGTGAATATCTCCTCACCTGTGACAGTCAATGAAGGGGGCGACGTGAACCTGCTCTGCCTGGCCGTGGGGCGGCCGGAGCCCACGGTCACCTGGAGGCAGCTCCGAG ACGGCTTCACCTCGGAGGGCGAGATCCTGGAGATTTCCGACATCCAGCGGGGCCAGGCCGGGGAGTACGAGTGTGTGACCCACAATGGCGTTAACTCGGCGCCCGACAGCCGCCGGGTGCTGGTCACCGTCAACT ATCCCCCGACCATCACGGACGTGACCAGCGCGCGCACCGCCCCAGGCCGGGCCGCGCTCCTGCGCTGCGAAGCCATGGCCGTGCCGCCCGCGGATTTCCAGTGGTACAAGGATGACAGGCT GCTGAGCAGCGGCGCGGCCGAGGGCCTGAAGGTGCAGACGGAGCGCACCCGCTCCATGCTGCTCTTCGCCAACGTGAGCGCCCGGCACTACGGCAACTACACGTGTCGCGCCGCCAACCGGCTGGGAGCGTCCAGCGCCTCCATGCGGCTCCTGC gcCCAGGATCCCTGGAGAATTCAGCCCCCAGGCCCCCGGGGCCCCTGACTCTCCtgtctgccctgggctggctgtggTGGAGGATGTAG
- the Siglecl1 gene encoding SIGLEC family-like protein 1: protein MGLPELHPAPARLLSSSCSVEKTVQCSCSFHGVPTPSVQWLVEDAPMGMRKVNSGLQVTSTTLGPWANSTIHLIKDPNTGTSILCEGKNANGTHALSILLMSRRSPQAPGAFLKGMIQGVVYGAIVITLIFLCLFPIILKCIKTKPKKKAAMIESQRSPEVKRSHISKRSLRPEAPGKLMLTSSECWVLASRDKLNPVETETHVNFPLSSDLQESTKTIEIPETLVPLKSQISKPSPPPPLPHTASPLHMSYPGMPLSLENL from the exons CACCTGCCAGGCTGCTCAGCTCTTCTTGCTCTGTGGAGAAGACAGTACAGTGCAGTTGTTCCTTCCATGGAGTCCCCACACCCTCAGTGCAGTGGTTGGTGGAAGATGCCCCTATGGGCATGAGGAAGGTGAATAGTGGCCTCCAGGTGACTTCCACCACTCTCGGCCCCTGGGCCAACAGCACCATTCACCTGATCAAGGATCCAAACACAGGCACAAGCATTCTCTGTGAGGGCAAGAACGCAAATGGGACTCACGCCTTGAGCATCCTCCTGATGTCAC gaaGGAGTCCTCAGGCTCCGGGGGCCTTCCTGAAAGGGATGATCCAGGGTGTTGTCTATGGAGCCATTGTGATCACGCTGATATTCCTCTGTCTCTTCCCCATCAT ACTAAAATGTATCAAAACGAAGCCAAAGAAGAAAGCTGCAATGATTGAATCACAGAGGAGCCCGGAAGTGAAAAGAAGCCACATTTCTAAGAGGTCTTTGAGGCCAGAGGCACCAGGAAAGTTGATGCTTACCTCATCTGAATGCTGGGTCTTG GCAAGTCGAGATAAACTGAATCCTGTGGAGACAGAAACACACGTGAACTTCCCATTATCCTCAGACTTACAAGAGTCTACAAAAACTATAGAGATCCCAGAAACTCTGGTGCCCTTGAAGTCTCAAATCTCAAAgccctctccacctcctcctcttcctcacactGCTTCTCCATTGCATATGAGTTACCCTGGGATGCCCTTGTCCTTGGAGAACCTTTGA